TGGCAGGATTATAGAGCTCGATCTTAACGTCCAGGTTGTTTTCAGCCGCCCGTTTTATGGCGTCTTTCATGGAAAGACTCAATGCTCCTTCTTCGGCTGAAGCCATACCGGCAGCAGCACCCAGATAAAAGGAGAAAAGAATGGTGAGTGATATTTTAATCTGGGGTCTCATGATGATTCCTTTTTGTTCTGTACCGAGATGCAGCAATGCAATTAGTTGCCACGTCAAGCCCGATGACAAAAGGTCATTTTTATCGATTATTCAGGCAACTGTAAAGGGGATTTTTATGAAATGAAGCTAAAGTTTTAATCTATAAAAACCGAGTCTTCTAGTAGGGCTGGAATCGGTTGGAATTTCGCCAAAGGATAAAAATGGATCGACAGGGTAATGCCAGAGTAATAACTGCCAAGATATCTGGAAGCTACCTTATTGTTGGGTGCCTGTGGATATTATTTTCGGATATGATTGTGACAGCTATCGTCAGAGATGCCTCCATGATCGCGCGTCTATCCATTTTCAAGGGTCTTGCCTTTGTTGTCGTCACTTCCATAATCCTTCACTGGATGGTCAGCCACTATATTGACGAAATCAGCCGCTCACGGGACTTTTATCTGAAAATATTTGAAGACTTTCCCGCTCTCATCTGGCGGGCCGGTACTGATGCAAAATGCAATTACTTCAATAAGACTTGGCTCAAGTTCTCCGGTCGGACCATGGAGCAGGAGTTGGGGGATGGCTGGACAGAGGGTGTGCACCCCGAGGATTTTGATCGCTGCCTTAACATCTATCAGGATTCTTTCAAGAACCGCATGCCATTCGTAATGGAGTACCGGTTACGACGTGCAGACGGAGAATATCGCTGGATAATCGATCATGGCATGCCGTTTTATGATCTTCGTGGCCAATTTTCCGGCTACATCGGTTCCTGCTATGACATCAGTGAAAGGAAGGCGGTTGAAAGGAGGCTGGAACATTTATCTGCCCATGATTCCTTAACGGGCGTAAATAACCGCAGTTTTTTCGAGGCAGAAGTGGCAAGAATTTCGGCAGCCGATGTCTTCCCTGTGAGCATCATTTCCTTTGATCTGGATAGCCTGAAAGTCGTCAATGATACCTGTGGTCACGCGGCGGGAGATGAACTAATCAGGGCCACCGCCCAGGTACTGAGAAAGGTGATACGTTCCGGGGACACCTTGGC
This region of Geotalea daltonii FRC-32 genomic DNA includes:
- a CDS encoding sensor domain-containing diguanylate cyclase, producing the protein MIARLSIFKGLAFVVVTSIILHWMVSHYIDEISRSRDFYLKIFEDFPALIWRAGTDAKCNYFNKTWLKFSGRTMEQELGDGWTEGVHPEDFDRCLNIYQDSFKNRMPFVMEYRLRRADGEYRWIIDHGMPFYDLRGQFSGYIGSCYDISERKAVERRLEHLSAHDSLTGVNNRSFFEAEVARISAADVFPVSIISFDLDSLKVVNDTCGHAAGDELIRATAQVLRKVIRSGDTLARVGGDEFVLIIPGAGRAVAEETVDRIKAAFACHNLERHSHKINISLGAATAESAESLQEALIEADRNMYREKFAHKNEQLEGFL